A region of Pseudarthrobacter sp. NIBRBAC000502770 DNA encodes the following proteins:
- a CDS encoding class F sortase, translating into MSGPPAAALPADTGAPGPASPTGPPPAAPVQPVPSAAATPAAPDAPLPASVPVRVEVPSIGVDAAVAPVGKQANGEVQTPSGEPGSPAGWYQDLPTPGQTGSAVILGHVNSTTSDIGLFYRLHELTAGQTITITRADHTAAVFTVDRVDIYHKSTFPTVKVYQNADRPEVRLITCGGYDPATREYLDNTVVYAHLVSSHPA; encoded by the coding sequence GTGTCCGGCCCACCAGCCGCAGCGCTGCCCGCGGACACCGGCGCTCCAGGGCCGGCGTCCCCAACAGGGCCGCCCCCCGCTGCGCCGGTACAGCCAGTCCCGTCGGCCGCGGCCACTCCTGCTGCTCCGGATGCCCCGCTGCCCGCCTCCGTCCCGGTGCGTGTGGAGGTGCCCTCCATCGGAGTGGACGCGGCTGTGGCTCCGGTGGGAAAGCAAGCGAACGGGGAAGTCCAGACGCCCTCGGGGGAACCGGGGTCTCCTGCCGGCTGGTACCAGGATTTGCCCACTCCGGGCCAGACGGGCTCGGCGGTGATCCTGGGCCACGTCAACAGCACCACCAGCGACATTGGACTGTTCTACCGGCTTCACGAACTCACCGCGGGCCAGACCATCACCATTACCCGCGCGGACCACACCGCCGCGGTCTTCACCGTGGACCGGGTGGATATCTACCACAAATCAACGTTCCCAACAGTGAAGGTTTACCAGAACGCAGACCGCCCCGAGGTACGCCTTATCACGTGCGGGGGCTACGACCCGGCCACGAGGGAATACCTCGACAACACCGTTGTCTACGCGCATCTGGTCTCCAGCCACCCCGCGTAA
- a CDS encoding cupredoxin domain-containing protein, with amino-acid sequence MKSILTKRAALALIGAATIFGASACGTSGGGPAAAPETPASTPASMAGMGGSPMASPSGTTMAEHGSTGANPSLTIHIKSFAYTGPDSVPGGGSVTVMNMDNEAHTVTADDGSFNVVAKPGTSTTFTAPATAGSYPYHCTYHSNMHGTLTVK; translated from the coding sequence ATGAAGTCGATACTCACTAAGCGCGCGGCCCTGGCCCTGATCGGCGCCGCCACTATCTTCGGGGCCAGCGCGTGTGGAACCAGTGGAGGAGGGCCCGCCGCCGCACCGGAGACGCCGGCCTCCACGCCCGCATCCATGGCTGGCATGGGAGGTTCGCCCATGGCATCCCCCAGCGGAACAACGATGGCGGAGCACGGGTCCACCGGAGCGAACCCAAGCCTGACCATCCATATCAAGTCCTTCGCCTACACCGGGCCGGACAGCGTCCCCGGCGGCGGGAGTGTGACGGTCATGAATATGGACAACGAAGCCCACACCGTGACCGCTGACGACGGCTCCTTCAACGTCGTGGCCAAACCCGGGACCAGCACCACCTTCACCGCCCCCGCCACGGCGGGAAGCTACCCCTACCACTGCACGTACCACTCCAACATGCACGGAACGCTGACAGTCAAGTAG
- a CDS encoding DUF2127 domain-containing protein yields the protein MENTRQGTALLDRTFRISLILKGLDGVLELIGGVLLLLVTPAQINGLVRFLTQHELAQDPRDFVANALVHLTANLSGPASLFGAVYLLLHGVVKIVLVWAVLREKLWAYPWMIAFLLVFIAYQVYRISVEFTWGMVLLTAFDIFIVWITWREYRMRRAQNRVPVG from the coding sequence ATGGAAAACACGCGCCAGGGAACGGCCCTGCTGGACAGGACCTTCCGCATCTCCCTCATCCTCAAGGGCCTGGACGGGGTCCTGGAACTGATCGGCGGCGTCCTCCTGCTGCTGGTCACGCCCGCACAGATCAACGGCCTGGTCCGGTTCCTCACCCAGCACGAACTCGCCCAGGATCCGCGGGACTTCGTGGCCAATGCCCTGGTGCACCTGACCGCCAACCTTTCGGGCCCGGCGTCGTTGTTTGGCGCCGTCTACCTCCTCCTGCACGGGGTGGTGAAGATCGTCCTGGTGTGGGCGGTCCTGCGGGAGAAGCTGTGGGCCTACCCCTGGATGATCGCCTTCCTGCTGGTGTTCATCGCGTACCAGGTGTACCGGATCTCGGTGGAGTTCACCTGGGGCATGGTGCTCCTGACCGCGTTCGACATCTTCATTGTCTGGATCACCTGGCGTGAGTACCGGATGCGGCGGGCCCAGAACCGGGTGCCCGTAGGCTGA
- a CDS encoding class II glutamine amidotransferase: MCRLFGLHAGSRPVRATFWLLDAPDSLAEQSRREPDGAGIGTFAADGGARVSKRPLAAWEDHAFAREARQLVSTTFLAHVRYASTGAHTLVNTHPFEQDGRLFAHNGAFHGLDRLDARLTGFGVSGLVQGQTDSERLFALITAESRRAGGNVAEGIVRAVEWIAAELPVLALNLIVTTATDLWALRYPATHPLFMLERDPSVEPTPVAPLDARSHRIHTRSTELSGARSVLFATEPMNHNPGWRPLAAGELVHVAPDLAVSCTLPFPDQPAHPLTLADLDPSAAASQTS, translated from the coding sequence ATGTGCCGGTTGTTCGGGCTGCACGCAGGGTCCCGGCCCGTCCGCGCCACCTTCTGGCTCCTGGACGCCCCGGACAGCCTGGCTGAGCAGAGCAGGCGGGAGCCCGACGGCGCGGGGATCGGCACGTTTGCGGCCGACGGCGGCGCGCGGGTCAGCAAACGGCCGCTTGCCGCATGGGAGGACCACGCCTTCGCCCGGGAAGCCCGGCAGCTGGTGAGCACCACCTTCCTGGCACACGTCCGGTACGCCAGCACCGGCGCCCACACCCTGGTGAACACGCACCCGTTCGAACAGGATGGCCGGCTGTTCGCGCACAACGGGGCGTTCCACGGGCTGGACCGGCTCGACGCGCGGCTTACCGGTTTTGGGGTTTCCGGGTTGGTGCAGGGCCAGACCGACAGCGAACGCCTCTTTGCCCTCATCACCGCCGAGAGCCGCCGGGCCGGCGGGAACGTGGCCGAAGGCATTGTGCGGGCGGTGGAATGGATCGCCGCGGAGCTTCCCGTCCTGGCCCTGAACCTGATCGTGACCACTGCCACCGACCTCTGGGCACTCCGCTACCCGGCCACCCACCCGCTGTTCATGCTGGAACGGGACCCTTCAGTAGAGCCGACTCCGGTGGCGCCGCTGGATGCGCGGAGCCACCGGATCCACACCCGAAGCACCGAACTGTCCGGTGCCCGGTCCGTCCTCTTCGCCACCGAACCCATGAACCACAACCCCGGCTGGCGCCCCCTGGCGGCGGGGGAGCTGGTGCACGTTGCGCCGGACCTGGCGGTTAGCTGCACCCTCCCGTTCCCGGACCAACCTGCCCACCCGCTCACGCTCGCCGACCTGGATCCGTCCGCCGCGGCGTCGCAAACGTCCTGA
- a CDS encoding Hpt domain-containing protein — MNQEESPNLPVLDDSVLALLRAETDYDDGIWKVFVRDFIDQMPPRIEKIRSTLTSGDGKGAMAAVLSLRTSAQMVGAMHLAGVALELEEDLRCADNGSDPAGALPGLAAKYLRRITYAGQRTTDQLELFIG, encoded by the coding sequence GTGAACCAGGAGGAAAGCCCGAACCTGCCCGTGCTGGATGACTCTGTCCTGGCACTGTTGCGGGCCGAAACGGATTATGACGACGGCATCTGGAAGGTATTCGTCCGGGACTTCATCGATCAGATGCCGCCCAGGATCGAGAAGATCCGCAGCACCCTGACCAGCGGTGACGGCAAGGGCGCGATGGCAGCCGTTTTGAGTCTCCGGACGTCGGCGCAGATGGTGGGGGCCATGCACCTGGCCGGCGTTGCCCTCGAACTGGAGGAGGACCTCCGCTGCGCGGACAACGGATCCGATCCGGCCGGTGCGTTGCCGGGGCTCGCTGCGAAGTACCTTCGCAGGATTACCTACGCCGGCCAGCGGACCACGGACCAGCTGGAGTTGTTCATCGGATAG
- a CDS encoding glutamate decarboxylase — translation MTRSHRSERHEPESSVELNPLFSRPGESTIFPRFTIPDGESLPGTAYQVVHDEVMLDGNARLNLATFVGTWMEREASQLYAETFDKNMIDKDEYPQTALIETRCWRMLADLWNAPDPAAAVGTSTVGSSEACMLGGLALKRRWQHRRRAAKKPTDSPNIVLSSAVQVCWEKFCNYFEVEARYVPVSAEHPALDGHGLERYVDENTIGVVAIMGVTYTGAYEAVEQIAAALDAIQADTGLDIPIHVDGASGAMVAPFLQPELVWDFRLPRVASINTSGHKYGLVYPGLGWIVWRDAGALPEDLVFHVSYLGGDMPTFALNFSRPAAQVLLQYYLFLRLGFAGYRSVQASCRDVALYLSHEIGAMDAFTLWSDGSDIPVFAWQLTDGHTKNWNLHHLSERLRMNGWLVPAYPLPDGLSDITVQRIVVRNGFTRDLAASFVADLQKEVAYLDALAGPMPEEQQKEAFHH, via the coding sequence ATGACCAGGTCACACCGGAGCGAACGGCATGAACCCGAATCGAGCGTGGAGCTGAACCCCCTGTTCAGCCGGCCGGGGGAGTCCACCATCTTCCCGCGTTTCACCATCCCGGACGGCGAATCCCTGCCCGGCACCGCCTACCAGGTGGTCCACGACGAAGTGATGCTGGACGGCAACGCCCGCCTGAACCTGGCCACGTTCGTGGGGACCTGGATGGAGCGCGAAGCCTCCCAGCTGTACGCCGAAACGTTCGACAAGAACATGATCGACAAGGACGAGTACCCGCAGACGGCGCTGATCGAAACCCGGTGCTGGCGCATGCTCGCGGACCTGTGGAACGCCCCGGACCCGGCCGCCGCCGTCGGCACCTCCACCGTGGGTTCCTCCGAGGCGTGCATGCTCGGCGGGCTGGCGCTCAAGCGCCGGTGGCAACACCGCCGTCGTGCCGCCAAGAAGCCCACCGACTCACCCAACATCGTCCTCAGCTCCGCCGTTCAGGTCTGCTGGGAAAAGTTCTGCAACTACTTCGAGGTGGAAGCCCGCTACGTGCCCGTATCCGCCGAGCACCCCGCCCTGGACGGCCACGGCCTGGAACGCTACGTGGATGAGAACACCATCGGCGTGGTGGCCATCATGGGCGTCACCTACACCGGCGCCTACGAAGCCGTGGAGCAGATCGCCGCCGCACTGGACGCCATCCAGGCGGACACCGGGCTGGACATCCCCATCCACGTGGACGGCGCCTCCGGGGCCATGGTGGCCCCGTTCCTGCAGCCGGAACTGGTTTGGGACTTCCGGCTCCCCAGGGTGGCCTCCATCAACACCTCCGGACACAAGTACGGGCTGGTGTACCCCGGCCTGGGCTGGATCGTGTGGCGGGACGCTGGCGCCCTGCCCGAGGACCTCGTGTTCCACGTCAGCTACCTGGGCGGGGACATGCCCACCTTCGCCCTGAACTTCTCCCGGCCCGCCGCCCAGGTGCTGCTGCAGTACTACCTGTTCCTCCGGCTGGGCTTCGCCGGCTACCGGTCCGTGCAGGCAAGCTGCCGCGACGTGGCCCTCTACCTCTCCCACGAGATCGGCGCCATGGACGCCTTCACCCTCTGGAGCGACGGGTCCGACATCCCGGTCTTCGCCTGGCAGCTCACCGACGGCCACACCAAGAACTGGAACCTCCACCACCTCTCCGAGCGCCTCCGCATGAACGGCTGGCTGGTCCCGGCCTACCCGCTGCCGGACGGCCTCAGCGACATCACCGTGCAGCGGATCGTGGTCCGGAACGGGTTCACCCGCGACCTCGCCGCCAGCTTCGTGGCCGACCTCCAGAAGGAAGTGGCGTACCTGGATGCCCTGGCGGGGCCCATGCCGGAAGAGCAGCAGAAGGAAGCTTTCCACCACTAA
- a CDS encoding GntR family transcriptional regulator: MNAASPEEEVLIPGRPMLVDQVFEAILSLLLDDKISTGSPLSIDGLAKRFKVSSTPVREALARLETTGMVRREALRGYKVAPEPTASDVAALLTSRQILEPACTSIACTNSTEELVADLEKFHRDLEASRHGGDTFAGYRAYWQADENFHRRIVEATENEFLLRAYGSIEGHIQRFRLMVHNDMSGDHTVQEHQAIIDAFKAGDPAAATAAMNSHIEGIRSRSLSLQKFGQQG, from the coding sequence ATGAACGCCGCTTCGCCTGAAGAAGAAGTACTCATCCCCGGCCGGCCCATGCTGGTTGACCAGGTGTTCGAGGCCATCCTGTCCCTGCTGCTGGATGACAAGATCTCCACGGGCTCGCCGCTGAGCATCGACGGGCTGGCCAAGCGCTTCAAGGTGTCCTCCACGCCGGTCCGGGAAGCCCTGGCAAGGCTGGAAACCACCGGCATGGTCCGCCGCGAAGCCCTGCGTGGGTACAAGGTGGCCCCCGAACCGACAGCCAGCGACGTCGCGGCGCTCCTGACCTCGCGGCAGATCCTGGAACCCGCGTGCACCAGCATTGCCTGCACCAACTCAACCGAGGAGCTGGTGGCGGACCTGGAAAAGTTCCACCGCGACCTTGAGGCGTCGCGCCATGGGGGCGACACCTTCGCGGGTTACCGGGCCTACTGGCAGGCGGACGAGAACTTCCACCGGCGCATCGTGGAGGCCACCGAGAACGAGTTCCTGCTCCGAGCCTACGGCTCCATTGAAGGGCACATCCAGCGGTTCCGGCTCATGGTGCACAACGACATGAGCGGCGACCACACGGTGCAGGAGCATCAGGCCATCATCGACGCTTTCAAGGCCGGGGATCCTGCGGCGGCGACGGCAGCGATGAACAGCCACATCGAGGGGATCCGGAGCCGCTCGCTCAGCCTGCAGAAGTTCGGGCAGCAGGGCTGA
- a CDS encoding ABC transporter substrate-binding protein encodes MIQFRSMLVTAAAVSMASLLLSGCSNPGMSSSAQSDAPKPSSSAEAVKVDEAAAAALPKDAKDKGTLTVTMSQSSPPLHFMAADGTTIQGIDPEIAMALGQTLGLKTEVKSGPFDGIIPGISAGKFDMAISQMSPSTERMKVLDFVDYYQSGSGIGVAPGNPQKLTIDTLCGKRVGVLKGSFQDLKRLPALSKACTDAGQPAIEAMTYPDMQAPNLALTAGRIDAVYIDGPTLGYAIKQGGQIELLGEKDVSPVSIGFKKGAGMEKAIELGMESLAKSGKYKEILDKWGVGSGAISDFAFNKAQ; translated from the coding sequence ATGATTCAGTTTCGATCGATGCTGGTGACCGCGGCCGCAGTATCCATGGCGAGCCTCCTTCTCTCCGGGTGCTCCAACCCCGGGATGTCCTCTTCCGCCCAGTCCGATGCCCCCAAACCCTCCAGCTCCGCGGAGGCCGTCAAAGTCGACGAAGCCGCCGCGGCAGCGCTCCCCAAGGACGCAAAGGACAAGGGAACCCTGACCGTCACCATGAGCCAGAGCTCCCCGCCCCTGCACTTCATGGCCGCGGACGGGACCACCATCCAGGGCATTGACCCCGAGATCGCCATGGCCCTGGGCCAGACGCTCGGCCTGAAGACCGAGGTCAAGAGCGGGCCGTTTGACGGCATCATCCCCGGCATTTCCGCCGGGAAGTTCGACATGGCCATCTCCCAGATGTCCCCCTCCACCGAGCGCATGAAGGTGCTCGACTTCGTGGACTACTACCAGTCCGGCAGCGGCATCGGCGTGGCCCCGGGCAACCCGCAGAAGCTCACCATCGACACGCTCTGCGGGAAGCGCGTGGGCGTGCTGAAGGGTTCCTTCCAGGACCTCAAGCGGCTGCCCGCCCTGTCCAAGGCCTGCACGGACGCCGGCCAGCCGGCCATTGAGGCCATGACCTACCCGGACATGCAAGCCCCCAACCTGGCCTTGACCGCAGGCCGCATTGACGCCGTCTACATCGATGGACCCACCCTTGGCTACGCCATCAAGCAGGGCGGACAGATCGAACTGCTCGGCGAGAAGGACGTCTCCCCCGTCAGCATCGGCTTCAAGAAGGGCGCTGGCATGGAGAAGGCCATCGAGCTGGGCATGGAGTCGCTGGCCAAGAGCGGCAAGTACAAGGAGATCCTGGACAAGTGGGGTGTAGGCAGCGGTGCAATCTCTGACTTCGCCTTCAACAAAGCGCAGTAG
- a CDS encoding amino acid ABC transporter permease produces MANTATEPDAKAPAGDGLDRQLLMGRPHQRHGGLWLTAAIVSVAIFLVGYSLVTNPRFEWNIVFGWFTSERLFTGLLRTLGLTAISMAVGIVVGVLLALARLAPNAIVAGTAAFLVWLFRGVPVFVQLLFWGFIAAIYPRIAVGIPFGPEFFSVDANVLITPFMAAILGLGLNEGAYMSEIVRAGLLSVNRGQTEAATALGMRRFAILSRVVLPQAMKIIIPPTGNQTISMLKTTSLVSVLAFPELLYSAQLVYSANFKTIPLLIAASMWYLLVTSILSLGQYFIERHFNRGGITPGRGIRRRKAKPVSPGITGKEVQP; encoded by the coding sequence ATGGCCAACACAGCCACGGAACCCGACGCCAAGGCACCGGCCGGCGACGGCCTGGACCGGCAGCTCCTGATGGGCCGTCCGCACCAGCGCCACGGAGGGTTGTGGCTCACGGCGGCGATCGTCTCGGTTGCGATCTTCCTGGTGGGCTACTCCCTGGTCACCAACCCGCGCTTCGAGTGGAACATCGTCTTCGGCTGGTTCACCTCGGAGCGGCTGTTCACCGGGCTCCTGCGCACGCTGGGACTGACGGCCATCTCCATGGCCGTGGGAATCGTCGTCGGCGTCCTGCTGGCGCTGGCCCGGCTGGCACCCAACGCCATCGTGGCGGGGACCGCCGCGTTCCTGGTCTGGCTGTTCCGCGGGGTGCCGGTCTTTGTCCAGCTGCTCTTCTGGGGCTTCATCGCCGCCATCTACCCGCGCATCGCGGTAGGCATTCCGTTCGGGCCGGAGTTCTTCTCGGTGGACGCCAACGTGCTGATCACCCCGTTCATGGCAGCCATCCTGGGACTGGGCCTGAATGAAGGCGCCTACATGTCGGAGATCGTCAGGGCAGGGCTCCTGAGCGTGAACCGCGGGCAGACGGAGGCGGCCACGGCCCTGGGCATGCGGCGGTTCGCCATCCTGTCCCGGGTTGTGCTGCCGCAGGCGATGAAGATCATCATCCCGCCCACCGGCAACCAGACCATTTCCATGCTGAAGACCACCTCCCTGGTGAGCGTCCTGGCCTTCCCCGAATTGCTCTACTCCGCGCAGTTGGTGTACAGCGCCAACTTCAAGACCATCCCGCTGCTGATTGCCGCGAGCATGTGGTACCTGCTGGTCACCAGCATCCTGAGCCTGGGCCAGTACTTCATTGAGCGGCACTTCAACCGCGGCGGCATCACGCCGGGCCGCGGCATCCGGCGCCGCAAAGCCAAACCGGTAAGCCCCGGCATCACCGGCAAGGAGGTCCAGCCATGA
- a CDS encoding amino acid ABC transporter ATP-binding protein: MSTVMIEAQGVTKSFGDLEVLKGIDLTVPKGSVTCIIGPSGSGKSTFLRCINQLETLDGGYILVEGQPVGVKVRKGRLHAQNNAEAARMRENIGMVFQSFNLFPHMTVLENICEAPVRVKKENRKAVQDRARVLLERVGLSEKVHAYPASLSGGQQQRVAIARALAMEPRLMLFDEPTSALDPELVGEVLDVMRKLADGGMTMIVVTHEIGFAREVGDHLIFMDGGGIVEQGDPRTVLREPRHERTKQFLAKVI; the protein is encoded by the coding sequence ATGAGCACCGTGATGATCGAGGCGCAGGGCGTCACCAAGAGCTTCGGCGACCTGGAAGTCCTCAAAGGCATCGACCTCACCGTCCCCAAGGGCAGCGTCACCTGCATCATCGGGCCGTCCGGCTCCGGCAAGTCCACGTTCCTCCGCTGCATCAACCAGCTGGAAACGCTCGACGGCGGGTACATCCTTGTGGAGGGACAGCCGGTTGGCGTGAAGGTCAGGAAAGGCCGGCTGCATGCGCAGAACAACGCCGAGGCCGCGAGGATGCGCGAGAACATCGGCATGGTCTTCCAGAGCTTCAACCTCTTCCCCCACATGACGGTGCTGGAGAACATCTGCGAGGCGCCGGTCCGGGTGAAGAAGGAGAACCGGAAGGCCGTCCAGGACCGGGCCCGGGTCCTCCTGGAGCGGGTGGGCCTGTCCGAGAAGGTCCACGCGTACCCGGCGTCCCTGTCCGGTGGACAGCAGCAGCGCGTTGCCATCGCCAGGGCACTGGCCATGGAACCGCGGCTGATGCTGTTCGACGAGCCAACCTCGGCCCTGGACCCGGAGCTGGTGGGCGAGGTCCTGGACGTCATGCGCAAACTCGCGGACGGCGGCATGACCATGATCGTGGTCACCCACGAGATCGGCTTCGCCCGCGAAGTGGGCGACCACCTGATCTTCATGGACGGCGGCGGCATCGTGGAGCAGGGCGACCCGCGGACGGTCCTGCGCGAACCCCGGCATGAACGCACCAAACAATTCCTGGCGAAAGTCATCTAG
- a CDS encoding alpha-hydroxy acid oxidase, translating into MRNKWIVSIDDYRKASRKQLPKMISDYLEGGALDETTMRANEDRFDALMLRQRSMVDLRGLATSTTVLGHDLAMPLMVAPMGMLTIFHPGSDPAVARAAVRAGSIFIHSAWAGCSLEEVAKVAPNNLWAQIAFWKDPEETASYINRARAVGVETLVVAGDVGSSSKRERDLHHGLSMPPRPPVADYFNAATRPAWLWRWLTGRKMTYGNYQINGRPLRMDEMNNWMASNKNPGATWEDFARLRSEWKGNLVIKGIMDAEDAARAVDEGADGIFVSNHGGRQFDSQPATIDVLPSIVDAVGGRAEIYLDGGIRRGHDIVKAVALGAKAALAGRPFAYALATGGEPAVDRVFSILQEEFKGAMGFVGKASVADLDSSVFAAPAQPSPAESMLV; encoded by the coding sequence TTGAGAAACAAATGGATTGTCAGCATCGATGACTACCGCAAAGCGTCGCGGAAACAGCTTCCCAAGATGATTTCGGACTACTTGGAGGGCGGCGCGCTGGACGAGACCACGATGCGCGCCAACGAGGACCGGTTCGATGCCCTGATGCTCCGGCAGCGGTCAATGGTGGACCTCCGGGGCCTGGCCACGTCCACCACGGTGCTGGGCCATGACCTGGCGATGCCGCTGATGGTGGCGCCGATGGGCATGCTCACCATCTTCCACCCGGGTTCGGATCCTGCCGTTGCCAGAGCCGCGGTCCGGGCCGGGTCCATCTTCATCCACAGCGCGTGGGCCGGCTGCTCACTGGAGGAGGTGGCCAAGGTGGCGCCGAACAACCTGTGGGCGCAGATCGCGTTCTGGAAGGACCCGGAGGAGACCGCCAGCTACATCAACCGGGCACGGGCGGTGGGCGTGGAGACGCTGGTGGTGGCGGGCGACGTCGGGTCCTCCAGCAAGCGCGAACGGGACCTTCACCACGGGTTGTCCATGCCGCCTCGCCCGCCGGTGGCGGACTACTTCAACGCCGCCACCCGTCCGGCCTGGCTGTGGCGCTGGCTTACCGGGCGGAAGATGACCTACGGGAACTACCAGATCAACGGCCGCCCGCTGCGTATGGATGAGATGAACAACTGGATGGCGTCCAACAAGAATCCGGGCGCCACCTGGGAGGACTTCGCCAGGCTCCGGTCCGAGTGGAAGGGCAACCTGGTGATCAAGGGCATCATGGACGCCGAGGACGCGGCCCGGGCGGTGGACGAGGGCGCGGACGGCATCTTCGTCTCCAACCACGGCGGCCGGCAGTTCGACTCCCAGCCCGCCACCATCGACGTCCTGCCGTCCATCGTGGACGCGGTGGGCGGACGGGCGGAGATCTACCTCGACGGCGGCATCCGGCGCGGGCACGACATCGTCAAGGCAGTGGCGCTGGGAGCCAAGGCGGCCCTCGCCGGGCGCCCCTTTGCCTACGCCCTTGCCACCGGCGGTGAGCCTGCAGTGGACAGGGTGTTCAGCATCCTGCAGGAGGAGTTCAAGGGGGCGATGGGGTTCGTGGGCAAGGCATCCGTTGCGGACTTGGACAGCAGCGTCTTCGCGGCGCCGGCCCAGCCTTCGCCGGCTGAGAGCATGCTCGTGTAA
- a CDS encoding MinD/ParA family protein: MPHPADQSAGAQAEDAGQPQLRRRRDLRRADGSVDDAWTGTMPAVTPEMSSSNDAGKPATRRSSWAEAAAAADATKPSRAPSPAQPQHQPVAPPAAAPSAPPIASVPPATPLAERQDELAPEAAAPPSDAPAFRRSRPTVADAIADSPMPDFISSPGLFVKEQKPRPRGGIRGALYNLTGGAWNLGPGPKQRQEDELGRRISRQLQGSYNTAILSLKGGIGKTSTTVGVGLTLAEFRGDAPCAIDANPDSGDLVERALGEGIYQQSSPRTITDLLENIESIDSLTALARYMHHAGRLHLIAGEQDPEVSDSLTAEEYLRIRKLISSYYSVALTDCGTGVTHNAMSGILQSADNLVIAAGYAVSGAKRARSTLHWLASHGYEDLARNAIVVITDKDEVSSRVDKEAIEEHLSGICRELIAVPHDRGVADGDLVTLDVLKPETRRAYKEIAAAIVDGYR; this comes from the coding sequence ATGCCACATCCGGCGGATCAGAGTGCAGGCGCCCAAGCAGAGGATGCAGGGCAGCCGCAGCTGCGCCGACGCCGCGACCTTCGTCGTGCCGACGGCTCAGTGGACGATGCCTGGACAGGAACCATGCCAGCCGTAACCCCCGAAATGTCCAGTTCCAACGACGCCGGGAAACCGGCCACACGCCGCTCCTCCTGGGCGGAAGCCGCTGCCGCAGCCGACGCCACCAAGCCGTCCCGCGCACCTTCTCCCGCGCAGCCCCAGCACCAGCCTGTTGCTCCTCCCGCTGCCGCACCCTCGGCGCCCCCCATCGCTTCCGTGCCGCCCGCCACTCCACTGGCCGAACGCCAAGACGAGCTTGCCCCGGAAGCTGCCGCACCGCCGTCGGACGCCCCTGCTTTTAGGCGCAGCCGCCCCACGGTGGCGGACGCGATTGCCGACAGCCCCATGCCGGACTTCATCAGCTCGCCGGGCCTGTTCGTCAAGGAGCAGAAGCCGCGTCCCCGTGGCGGCATCCGTGGAGCCCTCTATAACCTGACCGGCGGCGCCTGGAACCTGGGGCCCGGCCCCAAGCAGCGCCAGGAGGACGAGCTGGGCCGTCGCATCTCGCGCCAGCTCCAGGGCAGCTACAATACGGCCATCCTGAGCCTTAAGGGCGGTATCGGCAAGACCTCCACCACGGTGGGCGTGGGCCTGACCCTGGCCGAATTCCGGGGGGATGCGCCCTGCGCCATCGACGCCAACCCGGACTCCGGGGACCTGGTGGAGCGTGCCCTGGGTGAGGGTATCTACCAGCAGTCGTCACCGCGGACCATTACGGACCTGCTGGAGAACATCGAATCCATCGACTCGCTGACGGCTTTGGCCCGGTACATGCACCACGCCGGCCGGCTGCACCTGATAGCGGGGGAGCAGGATCCGGAGGTCTCGGACTCCCTGACGGCGGAGGAGTACCTGCGGATCCGCAAGCTCATCTCCAGCTACTACTCCGTGGCGCTGACGGACTGCGGCACGGGCGTGACCCACAACGCAATGAGCGGCATCCTGCAGTCGGCCGACAACCTGGTGATCGCCGCCGGCTACGCAGTGTCGGGTGCCAAGCGCGCCCGCAGCACCCTGCATTGGCTGGCAAGCCACGGGTATGAGGACCTGGCCCGCAACGCGATTGTGGTCATCACGGACAAGGACGAGGTGTCTTCCCGTGTGGACAAGGAGGCGATCGAGGAGCACCTGTCCGGGATCTGCCGGGAACTCATAGCTGTCCCGCACGACCGGGGCGTCGCCGACGGCGACCTGGTGACCCTTGATGTGCTGAAGCCGGAGACCCGGCGAGCGTACAAGGAAATTGCTGCTGCGATCGTGGACGGGTACCGGTAG